One Cohnella candidum genomic region harbors:
- the glnA gene encoding type I glutamate--ammonia ligase, whose translation MAVEKVLELIKEKNIEFVDFRFISLTGQAHHITLPSTEVDADTFVNGVAFDGSSIPGFRGIEESDMVMMPDTESVYVDPFTAHSTLIVMCNIYTPDGERYERDPRSIAQKAEELLQKSGVGTDAFFAPESEFFIFDDVRYESTMNSSSFSVDSEEAAWNTNRKEEGGNLGFKVRVKGGYVPVAPTDTQQDIRSEMVRLMQETGLRVERHHHEVATAGQAEINFRFDTLTKTADNLMKYKYIIHNVARQYGKVATFMPKPLFGDNGSGMHVHMSIFNDGQPLFWEKGAYANLSQLALNYIGGILYHAPALIAITNPSTNSFKRLVPGYEAPVNLVFSKGNRSAAVRIPVAAVTPKGCRIEFRTPDSTANPYLAFAAMLLAGLDGIKRKIDPAALGYGPFDKNIYELADEEKKEIRSVPGSLDEALDALEADSDFLTEGGVFTKEFIDNYVALKRSEAKSVSIRVHPHEYSLYFDC comes from the coding sequence ATGGCTGTTGAAAAAGTGTTGGAATTGATCAAGGAAAAGAACATCGAATTCGTAGATTTCCGTTTCATCAGCTTGACGGGCCAAGCTCACCACATCACGCTGCCGTCTACCGAAGTGGACGCGGATACTTTCGTCAACGGCGTAGCCTTCGACGGTTCCTCGATCCCGGGTTTCCGCGGCATTGAAGAATCCGATATGGTCATGATGCCGGACACCGAGTCCGTATACGTGGATCCTTTCACGGCTCACTCGACCCTGATCGTTATGTGTAACATTTATACTCCGGACGGCGAGCGCTATGAGCGCGACCCGCGCTCCATCGCACAGAAGGCTGAAGAATTGCTGCAGAAGTCCGGCGTAGGTACGGATGCTTTCTTCGCGCCGGAATCCGAATTCTTCATTTTCGATGACGTTCGTTACGAAAGCACGATGAACTCTTCGTCCTTCTCGGTCGACTCCGAAGAAGCGGCTTGGAACACGAACCGCAAAGAAGAAGGCGGCAACCTGGGCTTTAAAGTCCGCGTCAAAGGCGGTTACGTGCCGGTTGCACCGACCGATACGCAGCAAGACATCCGCAGCGAAATGGTCCGCCTGATGCAGGAAACCGGCCTTCGCGTCGAGCGTCACCACCACGAAGTGGCGACCGCGGGCCAAGCGGAAATCAACTTCCGTTTCGACACGCTGACCAAAACGGCCGACAACCTGATGAAGTACAAATATATCATCCACAACGTGGCTCGCCAATACGGCAAAGTTGCAACGTTCATGCCGAAGCCGCTCTTCGGCGACAACGGCAGCGGGATGCACGTTCACATGTCGATCTTCAACGACGGCCAGCCGCTCTTCTGGGAGAAAGGCGCTTACGCCAACCTGAGCCAATTGGCCCTGAACTACATCGGCGGCATCCTGTACCATGCCCCGGCTCTGATCGCGATCACGAACCCGTCCACGAACTCGTTCAAACGTCTCGTTCCGGGTTACGAAGCGCCGGTTAACCTCGTATTCTCCAAAGGCAACCGTTCCGCAGCTGTCCGCATTCCGGTCGCTGCCGTTACGCCGAAAGGCTGCCGCATCGAGTTCCGCACGCCGGACTCCACGGCCAACCCGTACCTGGCGTTCGCAGCCATGCTGCTTGCCGGCCTGGACGGCATCAAGCGCAAGATCGATCCGGCCGCTCTCGGCTATGGACCGTTCGACAAGAACATTTACGAGCTGGCCGACGAAGAGAAGAAAGAAATCCGCAGCGTTCCGGGCTCCCTGGACGAAGCGCTGGACGCTCTCGAAGCGGATTCCGACTTCCTGACCGAAGGCGGCGTCTTCACCAAAGAATTCATCGACAACTACGTGGCGCTTAAGCGTTCCGAAGCGAAATCCGTTTCGATCCGCGTTCATCCGCACGAGTACAGCCTCTACTTCGACTGCTAA